The Actinopolyspora erythraea genome has a segment encoding these proteins:
- a CDS encoding alpha/beta hydrolase produces the protein MSKVLDAIPSSVQRRVQSTVLSSLLRLPRPLLRRIAGSPIRVDGQELALEVQALLRLQAMAGQERMAADTPEQARAGMAQGIEVVSAGVPGVQVSRRTVSTRAGELPARLYRPEGRTEPSTLLVFYHGGGWVVGDLDTHDELCRFLARHADIRVLSVDYRLAPEHPFPAAVEDAVDAYQHVLENAEDLGSSPDSVAVGGDSAGGNLAAMVAQHAAANGIKSPVLQLLLYPAVDASTRRRSRELFGNGFLLTDGDMDWFMDLYQPDVSERGDPRLSVLLNEELDGLAPAVLVTAGFDPLRDEGEEYARRLSEAGVPVIARRFPDLIHGFANLFGASPRLREAMFEIVGELRAGLSLHAAK, from the coding sequence GTGTCCAAGGTTCTCGACGCCATCCCCTCCTCGGTGCAACGACGGGTCCAGTCGACCGTCCTGTCGAGCCTGCTCCGACTCCCCCGGCCACTGCTTCGGAGGATCGCGGGCAGCCCGATCAGGGTCGACGGCCAGGAACTGGCGCTGGAAGTGCAGGCGCTGCTGCGGCTGCAGGCAATGGCCGGCCAGGAACGCATGGCCGCGGACACCCCGGAGCAGGCCCGTGCCGGAATGGCGCAGGGCATCGAGGTGGTCAGCGCGGGCGTCCCGGGCGTCCAGGTGAGCAGGCGCACCGTGTCCACCAGGGCGGGTGAGCTTCCCGCCAGGCTCTACCGGCCGGAGGGCCGCACCGAACCGAGCACACTGCTCGTCTTCTACCACGGCGGCGGCTGGGTGGTGGGCGACCTCGACACCCACGACGAGCTGTGCCGGTTCCTCGCCAGGCACGCCGACATCAGGGTGCTGTCGGTGGACTACAGGCTGGCTCCCGAACACCCCTTCCCCGCGGCGGTGGAGGACGCCGTGGACGCCTACCAGCACGTGCTGGAGAACGCCGAGGACCTCGGCTCCAGCCCCGACTCCGTGGCGGTCGGCGGGGACAGCGCGGGCGGCAACCTCGCCGCGATGGTCGCCCAGCACGCCGCCGCGAACGGGATCAAGAGCCCGGTGCTGCAACTGCTGCTCTACCCGGCCGTGGACGCCAGCACCAGGCGCCGCTCCCGCGAGCTGTTCGGCAACGGCTTCCTGCTCACCGACGGGGACATGGACTGGTTCATGGACCTGTACCAGCCCGACGTCTCCGAACGAGGTGACCCGCGGCTGTCGGTGCTGCTCAACGAGGAGCTCGACGGGCTGGCACCGGCGGTGCTGGTCACGGCGGGCTTCGATCCGCTGCGGGACGAGGGCGAAGAGTACGCCAGGCGGCTGTCCGAAGCCGGGGTGCCGGTCATCGCGCGCCGGTTCCCCGACCTCATCCACGGCTTCGCGAACCTGTTCGGCGCCAGCCCCAGACTGCGGGAGGCCATGTTCGAGATCGTCGGCGAGCTTCGGGCCGGGCTTTCCCTTCACGCTGCGAAGTAG